A single window of Cololabis saira isolate AMF1-May2022 chromosome 24, fColSai1.1, whole genome shotgun sequence DNA harbors:
- the LOC133424919 gene encoding actin-related protein 3-like, translated as MAARLPACVVDCGTGYTKLGYAGNTEPQFIMPSSIAIKESAKVGDQAQRRMMKGVDDLDFFIGDEAIDKPSYSTKWPIRHGIVEDWDLMERFMEQIIFKYLRAEPEDHYFLLTEPPLNTPENREYTAEIMFESFNVPGLYIAVQAVLALAASWTSRQVGERTLTGTVIDSGDGVTHVIPVAEGYVIGSCIKHIPIAGRDITYFIQQLLREREVGIPPEQSLETAKAVKERYSYVCPDLVKEFSKYDTDGSKWIKQYTGINAISKKEFTIDVGYERFLGPEIFFHPEFANPDFTQPISEVVDEVIQNCPIDVRRPLYKNIVLSGGSTMFRDFGRRMQRDLKRTVDARLKMSEELSGGKLKPKPIDVQVITHHMQRYAVWFGGSMLASTPEFYQVCHTKKDYEEIGPSICRHNPVFGVMS; from the exons ATGGCGGCGCGGCTCCCGGCCTGTGTGGTGGACTGCGGAACCGG GTACACAAAGCTCGGCTATGCAGGAAACACAGAGCCACAGTTTATCATGCCTTCAA GTATTGCGATCAAAGAGTCTGCCAAGGTTGGAGACCAGGCGCAGCGCAGGATGATGAAGGGAGTTGACGATCTGGACTTCTTCATCGGAGACGAAGCCATCGACAAGCCGTCGTATTCAACAAAG TGGCCCATCCGTCACGGGATCGTGGAGGACTGGGACTTGATGGAGAGGTTTATGGAGCAGATCATCTTCAAGTACCTGCGGGCAGAGCCTGAAGACCATTACTTCCTGCTG ACGGAGCCTCCCCTCAACACGCCTGAGAACAGAGAGTACACCGCCGAGATCATGTTCGAGTCCTTCAATGTCCCCGGACTCTACATCGCTGTGCAG GCTGTGCTGGCGCTGGCTGCCTCCTGGACATCCAGACAGGTGGGGGAGCGAACGCTGACCGGCACCGTGATCGACAGCGGGGACGGAGTCACGCACGTCATTCCAGTG GCTGAAGGCTACGTCATCGGCAGCTGTATCAAGCACATCCCCATCGCCGGGAGAGACATCACCTACTTCATCCAGCAGCTGCTGAGGGAGCGGGAGGTGGGGATCCCTCCGGAGCAGTCGCTGGAGACGGCCAAAGCCGTCAAG gaGCGATACAGCTACGTCTGCCCTGATCTGGTCAAAGAGTTCAGCAAGTACGACACAGACGGCTCCAAGTGGATCAAACAGTACACGGGCATCAACGCCATCAGCAAGAAGGAGTTCACCATCGACGTCGGTTACGAGCGCTTCCTCGGACCCGAGATCTTCTTCCACCCTGAG TTCGCCAACCCCGACTTCACCCAGCCGATCTCAGAGGTGGTGGATGAAGTGATCCAGAACTGTCCCATCGACGTCAGGCGTCCGCTGTACAAG AACATCGTGCTCTCCGGAGGCTCCACCATGTTCCGGGACTTCGGCCGGCGCATGCAGAGAGACCTCAAGAGGACCGTGGACGCGCGGCTGAAAATGAGCGAGGAGCTCAGCGGCGGGAAGTTAAAG CCCAAGCCCATCGACGTGCAGGTCATCACTCATCACATGCAGCGATACGCCGTGTGGTTCGGAGGATCGATGCTGGCATCCACT CCCGAGTTCTACCAGGTGTGCCACACCAAGAAAGACTACGAGGAGATCGGGCCGAGCATCTGCCGCCACAACCCCGTGTTCGGAGTCATGTCTTAG